From one Euwallacea fornicatus isolate EFF26 chromosome 4, ASM4011564v1, whole genome shotgun sequence genomic stretch:
- the LOC136338690 gene encoding ankyrin repeat and death domain-containing protein 1A-like isoform X3: protein MAQPLQYISCPNRTNCASPANTPEELERRAIIQRNDLLLHEAVIKNDTDGVKKVLKEPVDINSRNNYGRAPIHWASARGNIEIMEMLLNARCDIEARDKYGMRPLHMAAWHGHPKAVELLINSGACTNSVTKAQYTLLICAARNNRAEVIDFLLDTLDDVQIDAVDADGQTALYHAAANGHVIIVKRLLEMGASLDKKNKENRTALHEAAQGGHEEVTQMLLVKDAAMEARDHQGNTPLHIAVQHQQNRVVQVLLETGADTDGENQRGNTALHIAASLGSRGILECLLQHGASLAVPNQSGNTALHMACQATEVETVEMLINKGANLNCLNKRLQTPIHIAAEMGHTEICKLLLAAGANIEQREQGGRTPLYIAARGSFTAIVDMIIKTARLDYPGHEESHENKKDGSSIRRKLSKGWRTGSKDEGKAKEYERLKEILYKLAYKHLSPGEWKRLAHYWAFTDDQIKAIEHQYNGPSSYKEHGFRMMLIWIHGLSPELNPVRELYESLVAIGKKPLADTLRRKIDQENEARRRGHNKQKCNRCSIS from the exons ATGGCTCAACCGCTTCAATACATCAGCTGTCCTAATAGGACCAACTGTGCTTCCCCTGCCAACACCCCTGAAGAACTGGAGAGAAGAGCTATTATCCAAAGGAACGACCTCCTGCTGCACGAGGCTGTAATCAAGAACGACACGGACGGTGTGAAGAAGGTCCTGAAGGAACCTGTCGATATTAACTCAAGGAACAAC TATGGCAGAGCTCCTATTCATTGGGCATCAGCAAGAGGTAACATCGAAATCATGGAAATGTTGCTCAACGCGCGCTGCGACATCGAAGCTAGGGACAAG TACGGAATGCGACCCTTACACATGGCAGCCTGGCACGGACATCCCAAAGCCGTTGAGCTTCTTATAAATTCGGGGGCCTGCACTAACTCTGTAACAAAG GCACAATACACGCTACTGATATGTGCTGCTCGCAATAACAGAGCGGAAGTAATAGATTTCCTCCTGGACACTTTGGACGACGTCCAGATCGACGCCGTCGACGCCGACGGACAAACTGCTCTATATCATGCTGCTGCTAACGGACATGTTATCATTGTTAAACGGCTTTTAGAAATGGGCGCTAGTCtagataagaaaaataag GAAAATAGAACGGCATTGCACGAAGCCGCCCAAGGAGGGCACGAGGAAGTAACTCAGATGTTGCTAGTTAAAGACGCTGCCATGGAGGCACGCGACCACCAAGGCAACACTCCGTTACACATAGCTGTGCAACACCAACAAAATCGGGTGGTGCAAGTGTTGCTGGAAACTGGCGCTGATACTGATGGCGAGAATCAA AGAGGAAATACGGCCTTACACATAGCAGCAAGTCTGGGAAGCAGAGGGATTTTAGAATGCCTACTACAACATGGAGCTTCGTTGGCAGTACCCAATCAG AGTGGAAATACCGCCCTACATATGGCATGCCAAGCAACTGAAGTTGAAACAGTCGAAATGCTGATAAATAAGGGGGCAAACCTTAATTGTCTGAACAAA AGATTGCAAACCCCAATTCACATAGCAGCAGAGATGGGCCATACAGAAATATGTAAGCTGCTATTAGCCGCGGGAGCTAATATAGAACAACGGGAGCAGGGAGGTAGAACGCCTCTGTATATAGCAGCTCGGGGAAGTTTTACCGCCATTGTGGATATGATAATTAAGACTGCCAGGCTCGACTATCCAGGGCAT GAGGAGAGCCATGAAAACAAAAAGGACGGCTCCAGTATAAGGCGAAAGTTAAGCAAAGGATGGAGGACCGGATCTAAAGATGAAGGAAAGGCCAAAGAGTACGAAAGACTTAAAGAAATTCTGTACAAACTCGCCTACAAGCATTTGAGCCCCGGAGAGTGGAAAAGGCTGGCTCATTATTGGGCCTTCACGGACGATCAAATCAAGGCCATCGAACATCAGTATAATG GCCCTTCGAGTTACAAAGAGCACGGTTTCCGAATGATGTTAATCTGGATACATGGACTGAGTCCTGAATTGAACCCCGTGAGAGAGCTCTACGAAAGTCTGGTTGCTATAGGAAAGAAGCCTTTGGCAG ATACCTTGAGAAGGAAAATTGACCAAGAGAACGAAGCCCGAAGGAGAGGCCACAATAAACAGAAATGCAATAGATGTAGTATTagttaa
- the LOC136338690 gene encoding ankyrin repeat and death domain-containing protein 1A-like isoform X4: protein MAQPLQYISCPNRTNCASPANTPEELERRAIIQRNDLLLHEAVIKNDTDGVKKVLKEPVDINSRNNYGRAPIHWASARGNIEIMEMLLNARCDIEARDKYGMRPLHMAAWHGHPKAVELLINSGACTNSVTKENRTALHEAAQGGHEEVTQMLLVKDAAMEARDHQGNTPLHIAVQHQQNRVVQVLLETGADTDGENQRGNTALHIAASLGSRGILECLLQHGASLAVPNQSGNTALHMACQATEVETVEMLINKGANLNCLNKRLQTPIHIAAEMGHTEICKLLLAAGANIEQREQGGRTPLYIAARGSFTAIVDMIIKTARLDYPGHEESHENKKDGSSIRRKLSKGWRTGSKDEGKAKEYERLKEILYKLAYKHLSPGEWKRLAHYWAFTDDQIKAIEHQYNGPSSYKEHGFRMMLIWIHGLSPELNPVRELYESLVAIGKKPLAENVTDTLRRKIDQENEARRRGHNKQKCNRCSIS from the exons ATGGCTCAACCGCTTCAATACATCAGCTGTCCTAATAGGACCAACTGTGCTTCCCCTGCCAACACCCCTGAAGAACTGGAGAGAAGAGCTATTATCCAAAGGAACGACCTCCTGCTGCACGAGGCTGTAATCAAGAACGACACGGACGGTGTGAAGAAGGTCCTGAAGGAACCTGTCGATATTAACTCAAGGAACAAC TATGGCAGAGCTCCTATTCATTGGGCATCAGCAAGAGGTAACATCGAAATCATGGAAATGTTGCTCAACGCGCGCTGCGACATCGAAGCTAGGGACAAG TACGGAATGCGACCCTTACACATGGCAGCCTGGCACGGACATCCCAAAGCCGTTGAGCTTCTTATAAATTCGGGGGCCTGCACTAACTCTGTAACAAAG GAAAATAGAACGGCATTGCACGAAGCCGCCCAAGGAGGGCACGAGGAAGTAACTCAGATGTTGCTAGTTAAAGACGCTGCCATGGAGGCACGCGACCACCAAGGCAACACTCCGTTACACATAGCTGTGCAACACCAACAAAATCGGGTGGTGCAAGTGTTGCTGGAAACTGGCGCTGATACTGATGGCGAGAATCAA AGAGGAAATACGGCCTTACACATAGCAGCAAGTCTGGGAAGCAGAGGGATTTTAGAATGCCTACTACAACATGGAGCTTCGTTGGCAGTACCCAATCAG AGTGGAAATACCGCCCTACATATGGCATGCCAAGCAACTGAAGTTGAAACAGTCGAAATGCTGATAAATAAGGGGGCAAACCTTAATTGTCTGAACAAA AGATTGCAAACCCCAATTCACATAGCAGCAGAGATGGGCCATACAGAAATATGTAAGCTGCTATTAGCCGCGGGAGCTAATATAGAACAACGGGAGCAGGGAGGTAGAACGCCTCTGTATATAGCAGCTCGGGGAAGTTTTACCGCCATTGTGGATATGATAATTAAGACTGCCAGGCTCGACTATCCAGGGCAT GAGGAGAGCCATGAAAACAAAAAGGACGGCTCCAGTATAAGGCGAAAGTTAAGCAAAGGATGGAGGACCGGATCTAAAGATGAAGGAAAGGCCAAAGAGTACGAAAGACTTAAAGAAATTCTGTACAAACTCGCCTACAAGCATTTGAGCCCCGGAGAGTGGAAAAGGCTGGCTCATTATTGGGCCTTCACGGACGATCAAATCAAGGCCATCGAACATCAGTATAATG GCCCTTCGAGTTACAAAGAGCACGGTTTCCGAATGATGTTAATCTGGATACATGGACTGAGTCCTGAATTGAACCCCGTGAGAGAGCTCTACGAAAGTCTGGTTGCTATAGGAAAGAAGCCTTTGGCAG AAAATGTTACAGATACCTTGAGAAGGAAAATTGACCAAGAGAACGAAGCCCGAAGGAGAGGCCACAATAAACAGAAATGCAATAGATGTAGTATTagttaa
- the LOC136338690 gene encoding ankyrin repeat and death domain-containing protein 1A-like isoform X1 — MAQPLQYISCPNRTNCASPANTPEELERRAIIQRNDLLLHEAVIKNDTDGVKKVLKEPVDINSRNNYGRAPIHWASARGNIEIMEMLLNARCDIEARDKYGMRPLHMAAWHGHPKAVELLINSGACTNSVTKAQYTLLICAARNNRAEVIDFLLDTLDDVQIDAVDADGQTALYHAAANGHVIIVKRLLEMGASLDKKNKENRTALHEAAQGGHEEVTQMLLVKDAAMEARDHQGNTPLHIAVQHQQNRVVQVLLETGADTDGENQRGNTALHIAASLGSRGILECLLQHGASLAVPNQSGNTALHMACQATEVETVEMLINKGANLNCLNKRLQTPIHIAAEMGHTEICKLLLAAGANIEQREQGGRTPLYIAARGSFTAIVDMIIKTARLDYPGHEESHENKKDGSSIRRKLSKGWRTGSKDEGKAKEYERLKEILYKLAYKHLSPGEWKRLAHYWAFTDDQIKAIEHQYNGNNKLVKFALSITSYHLGISSIGPSSYKEHGFRMMLIWIHGLSPELNPVRELYESLVAIGKKPLADTLRRKIDQENEARRRGHNKQKCNRCSIS, encoded by the exons ATGGCTCAACCGCTTCAATACATCAGCTGTCCTAATAGGACCAACTGTGCTTCCCCTGCCAACACCCCTGAAGAACTGGAGAGAAGAGCTATTATCCAAAGGAACGACCTCCTGCTGCACGAGGCTGTAATCAAGAACGACACGGACGGTGTGAAGAAGGTCCTGAAGGAACCTGTCGATATTAACTCAAGGAACAAC TATGGCAGAGCTCCTATTCATTGGGCATCAGCAAGAGGTAACATCGAAATCATGGAAATGTTGCTCAACGCGCGCTGCGACATCGAAGCTAGGGACAAG TACGGAATGCGACCCTTACACATGGCAGCCTGGCACGGACATCCCAAAGCCGTTGAGCTTCTTATAAATTCGGGGGCCTGCACTAACTCTGTAACAAAG GCACAATACACGCTACTGATATGTGCTGCTCGCAATAACAGAGCGGAAGTAATAGATTTCCTCCTGGACACTTTGGACGACGTCCAGATCGACGCCGTCGACGCCGACGGACAAACTGCTCTATATCATGCTGCTGCTAACGGACATGTTATCATTGTTAAACGGCTTTTAGAAATGGGCGCTAGTCtagataagaaaaataag GAAAATAGAACGGCATTGCACGAAGCCGCCCAAGGAGGGCACGAGGAAGTAACTCAGATGTTGCTAGTTAAAGACGCTGCCATGGAGGCACGCGACCACCAAGGCAACACTCCGTTACACATAGCTGTGCAACACCAACAAAATCGGGTGGTGCAAGTGTTGCTGGAAACTGGCGCTGATACTGATGGCGAGAATCAA AGAGGAAATACGGCCTTACACATAGCAGCAAGTCTGGGAAGCAGAGGGATTTTAGAATGCCTACTACAACATGGAGCTTCGTTGGCAGTACCCAATCAG AGTGGAAATACCGCCCTACATATGGCATGCCAAGCAACTGAAGTTGAAACAGTCGAAATGCTGATAAATAAGGGGGCAAACCTTAATTGTCTGAACAAA AGATTGCAAACCCCAATTCACATAGCAGCAGAGATGGGCCATACAGAAATATGTAAGCTGCTATTAGCCGCGGGAGCTAATATAGAACAACGGGAGCAGGGAGGTAGAACGCCTCTGTATATAGCAGCTCGGGGAAGTTTTACCGCCATTGTGGATATGATAATTAAGACTGCCAGGCTCGACTATCCAGGGCAT GAGGAGAGCCATGAAAACAAAAAGGACGGCTCCAGTATAAGGCGAAAGTTAAGCAAAGGATGGAGGACCGGATCTAAAGATGAAGGAAAGGCCAAAGAGTACGAAAGACTTAAAGAAATTCTGTACAAACTCGCCTACAAGCATTTGAGCCCCGGAGAGTGGAAAAGGCTGGCTCATTATTGGGCCTTCACGGACGATCAAATCAAGGCCATCGAACATCAGTATAATGGTAATAATAAACTCGTGAAATTTGCCCTTTCTATTACTTCCTACCATTTGGGAATATCTTCTATAGGCCCTTCGAGTTACAAAGAGCACGGTTTCCGAATGATGTTAATCTGGATACATGGACTGAGTCCTGAATTGAACCCCGTGAGAGAGCTCTACGAAAGTCTGGTTGCTATAGGAAAGAAGCCTTTGGCAG ATACCTTGAGAAGGAAAATTGACCAAGAGAACGAAGCCCGAAGGAGAGGCCACAATAAACAGAAATGCAATAGATGTAGTATTagttaa
- the LOC136338690 gene encoding ankyrin repeat and death domain-containing protein 1A-like isoform X2 — MAQPLQYISCPNRTNCASPANTPEELERRAIIQRNDLLLHEAVIKNDTDGVKKVLKEPVDINSRNNYGRAPIHWASARGNIEIMEMLLNARCDIEARDKYGMRPLHMAAWHGHPKAVELLINSGACTNSVTKAQYTLLICAARNNRAEVIDFLLDTLDDVQIDAVDADGQTALYHAAANGHVIIVKRLLEMGASLDKKNKENRTALHEAAQGGHEEVTQMLLVKDAAMEARDHQGNTPLHIAVQHQQNRVVQVLLETGADTDGENQRGNTALHIAASLGSRGILECLLQHGASLAVPNQSGNTALHMACQATEVETVEMLINKGANLNCLNKRLQTPIHIAAEMGHTEICKLLLAAGANIEQREQGGRTPLYIAARGSFTAIVDMIIKTARLDYPGHEESHENKKDGSSIRRKLSKGWRTGSKDEGKAKEYERLKEILYKLAYKHLSPGEWKRLAHYWAFTDDQIKAIEHQYNGPSSYKEHGFRMMLIWIHGLSPELNPVRELYESLVAIGKKPLAENVTDTLRRKIDQENEARRRGHNKQKCNRCSIS, encoded by the exons ATGGCTCAACCGCTTCAATACATCAGCTGTCCTAATAGGACCAACTGTGCTTCCCCTGCCAACACCCCTGAAGAACTGGAGAGAAGAGCTATTATCCAAAGGAACGACCTCCTGCTGCACGAGGCTGTAATCAAGAACGACACGGACGGTGTGAAGAAGGTCCTGAAGGAACCTGTCGATATTAACTCAAGGAACAAC TATGGCAGAGCTCCTATTCATTGGGCATCAGCAAGAGGTAACATCGAAATCATGGAAATGTTGCTCAACGCGCGCTGCGACATCGAAGCTAGGGACAAG TACGGAATGCGACCCTTACACATGGCAGCCTGGCACGGACATCCCAAAGCCGTTGAGCTTCTTATAAATTCGGGGGCCTGCACTAACTCTGTAACAAAG GCACAATACACGCTACTGATATGTGCTGCTCGCAATAACAGAGCGGAAGTAATAGATTTCCTCCTGGACACTTTGGACGACGTCCAGATCGACGCCGTCGACGCCGACGGACAAACTGCTCTATATCATGCTGCTGCTAACGGACATGTTATCATTGTTAAACGGCTTTTAGAAATGGGCGCTAGTCtagataagaaaaataag GAAAATAGAACGGCATTGCACGAAGCCGCCCAAGGAGGGCACGAGGAAGTAACTCAGATGTTGCTAGTTAAAGACGCTGCCATGGAGGCACGCGACCACCAAGGCAACACTCCGTTACACATAGCTGTGCAACACCAACAAAATCGGGTGGTGCAAGTGTTGCTGGAAACTGGCGCTGATACTGATGGCGAGAATCAA AGAGGAAATACGGCCTTACACATAGCAGCAAGTCTGGGAAGCAGAGGGATTTTAGAATGCCTACTACAACATGGAGCTTCGTTGGCAGTACCCAATCAG AGTGGAAATACCGCCCTACATATGGCATGCCAAGCAACTGAAGTTGAAACAGTCGAAATGCTGATAAATAAGGGGGCAAACCTTAATTGTCTGAACAAA AGATTGCAAACCCCAATTCACATAGCAGCAGAGATGGGCCATACAGAAATATGTAAGCTGCTATTAGCCGCGGGAGCTAATATAGAACAACGGGAGCAGGGAGGTAGAACGCCTCTGTATATAGCAGCTCGGGGAAGTTTTACCGCCATTGTGGATATGATAATTAAGACTGCCAGGCTCGACTATCCAGGGCAT GAGGAGAGCCATGAAAACAAAAAGGACGGCTCCAGTATAAGGCGAAAGTTAAGCAAAGGATGGAGGACCGGATCTAAAGATGAAGGAAAGGCCAAAGAGTACGAAAGACTTAAAGAAATTCTGTACAAACTCGCCTACAAGCATTTGAGCCCCGGAGAGTGGAAAAGGCTGGCTCATTATTGGGCCTTCACGGACGATCAAATCAAGGCCATCGAACATCAGTATAATG GCCCTTCGAGTTACAAAGAGCACGGTTTCCGAATGATGTTAATCTGGATACATGGACTGAGTCCTGAATTGAACCCCGTGAGAGAGCTCTACGAAAGTCTGGTTGCTATAGGAAAGAAGCCTTTGGCAG AAAATGTTACAGATACCTTGAGAAGGAAAATTGACCAAGAGAACGAAGCCCGAAGGAGAGGCCACAATAAACAGAAATGCAATAGATGTAGTATTagttaa